The Aedes albopictus strain Foshan chromosome 1, AalbF5, whole genome shotgun sequence genomic interval CCGCAACACGTAATCCCGACGCTGGTGGACAACGACTTCGTCCTGTGGGAGTCGCGTGCCATTTTGATCTACCTGTGCGAGAAATACGGCAAGAACGATAAGTTCTACCCGCGTGACCCGAAAAAGCGGGCCGTCGTGAATCAGCGGCTGTACTTCGACATGGGCACGTTGTATGCGCGATTCGCCGAGTACTACTATCCGGCCATTTTCCAGAACCAATCGTTCAACGAAGAACTGTTCAAAAAGTTGGAAGAGGCGTTCGAGTTCCTGGAGATCTACCTCGGACAGGGGGCGTACGTTGCCGGCGATAAGCTGACCGTGGCGGACTTCTGTGTGTTGGCTTCGGTTACCACCATGAAGGAGGCAGCGGGGATTGACTTTTCGAAGTATCCGAATATTGAACGGTGGTATGCCCAACTCAGTGAGGAAGTGTCCGGTCTCGATGAGGTTTGCGTTCAAGGGGCTCAGGAAATGAAGCCGTTCTTCGATGCGGCCAAGAAACCAGCGGCTGCCGAGGAGCAATAGATTTTGTGGGTGatgtattaattgaaataaatgaTACCGGAGCGGGAGGTTTACGTGATAAGATAAGAACGGACGTGCGATTGTGTTTTCAATTTACCTGTTCGAAAGGCCGGGGTGTTGTTACCTAAAAATCAAAATGTGTTACTCAAATGGAAGAAAAGTGTTGAGCGATGACTCCGAACTTGTGGTTCACGATATTTATAGTTTGACTAGCTGATTCGGCACACCTTGTATTACCCATTCAAAATGTGATGGTGTAGGGTTTCGAAATTTGCTGAGATTATAAAAAAGTTTCCAGCTGAACTCTTGATGGGATTTCCAGAcgatctcctgtagaaattttaagagaaactACTGAACGAAATTCAGTAGGAAGGCCAGCCGGAGCAATTCCTGCTTGAGagattccctagaagaattcggTGGCACTCATAGGATGGTTCCTgtagaagtcctagaggaattccaggtgaaccTACAACGAGCATTTGCGGAGGGATTACCGGTATAACTCATTCAGAGATTCTCTgagaaatatctacaggaattctcggtgaagctcctagaagagttcctggaggaaatcctcgagAGTTTCCGAATTACTAGAAAAATATTCGTTGGtagtcccagaagaattccctgcGGAGCAGGGAGAATAgcacagatcggtgaagtactagatttgtagtgtgGAGCTGAATttaagtatggtgagaaggtcaattctccgtttctgcaatgaaatggtgcaaaaagcgtgggtattataattcctcgcctaatttgatgctgtttgagctaaactttgggcaacagtgttgttgttttcaccatttcttgcaacataaacaacaaagttatccacagttttgctcaaacagcatcaaattaggtaaggaatcataatacccacgctttttgtaccatttcattgcagaaacggagaattgaccttctcaccatactaaaattcagcttaatactgcaaatctagtactacactgaacGTGACCCATTTTCGATGGAATACCCTACAGAAATTCTCGGTGgaagttctaaagaaattttcggaggttCCCTTGGAAGAAAGAATAAGATATCTGTGCTGCGTCTGTGTGCTAAATGTATTCacagagaaactcctgcagagattctgtTGGAGAATTTCCGGTTAAAATTCTAAAAAAGTTTACGGTGGAACCATGGGTGGAACTTGCAGAGAAGCTGGagtgaaattcctagacgaatttccagatgtacccctgaagaaattcctggtggaactgtaGGAGGAAGCCCCAGTGAAAAGCAATACCGTGTgccttttctagagaaattcctggtgaaacttctagaaaagttcccagtggaattcttagaagaatttccactAGATCCCCTAGAGAATATGTGGAGAAACTGATAGAGGAATTCTATTTAAAACTCATACAATATTTTGCGGTTGTGGTACCATACTCAAAGTTTCAAGatcgtgattttttttatcttatccTATGTAACGGTCGCCATGTAGTGAGTTGAATAATGAATCCAAAagattctgcaaaaattccttcagaaaattttctaaaaaatccttcagtaattaaTGGATGCGTGTCCAGAGTTCTagtagatattcttccaggagttacttcagaaattcctttaaagagtTCCTCCAGTTTATctgggagtttcttaaggaattccttcagaagctggcACAGGATTTCCTTATTCAGGAGTtattctggaatttatccagaagtctgtttagaaattcatctagcagttcattcaggaattcttctaggagtatcGGCATATCCACCTGAAACTTATCCTTTCACCAGTTTTTTTTCTCGGTTGCCTACTGGATTTCACCATAAAAATGTCATGGATTTCAAAAACTTCTagaatttaaaaattaattttccAGAGAATACAAGatttttcaacagaaattctttcaggtaatttttcaggggtttctaaaaataatccgaaaaagattcaccaggacttgctctaggaattccaccagaaatttctgttCGAATTCCACTTGAACTATCTTTAGTTTTCCcctgggatttctttcaggagcCTTCTTGGGTATTTCTAAAGTAgttcactgggaatttctctaggagcttcgttggaatttcctttaggaattccattaggaattcatcTCAAAGTTCAactgagaattcttctagaggctccaccaggagttcctctagggagttTGGAGTTCTGTTGTAGTTCTAGGAGTTCTATagtaaattcctttagaagttcatctaggaattcctgcttgaGTTCTTCTAGGCATTCAAATAATTTTCACTGGGAATACTTCTAGGAGTATAGGAGTTTCGCTGACTATTTCTCTATGAGGTTcaatgggaattcttccaagagttccaccggaagttcctctaggagctccactgtttttttttttctttagaagtTACACTGGGAATTCATCTAAAAGTTCTACAgttaatttctctaaaaatttttacaggagttcctccgagatttcctATGGaagttcaaggagtttcttctgaggtgctctcctaggaattccaccggttattcctgtaggactttcaCTGGGAATTTGACTAGGGGTTCTACAATATACAATAcaatttcggaaatttctctgagagATTATGGAGTTTCCTCTAttgagttcctctagaagttccaccgatTATCCTCTAGGTGTTACCCTGGGAATTACTTTAGTTTATTTCCATCTagtaaatttctctagaagtttttcaagagtttctccaagagatcATTTGGGAGTTTATGAAGTTTTCTCTGCGAGTTTAACTGAAAATTCATATAGAGGGGTTCTACAATGAATTTCTCtcgaagtttctccgggaattcctctgagagtttATGAAGTTTCTCTATGAGTTGCGCCGGTTATTCCCAGGACTGCCTCTAAGAGATTCACTGGAAATTCATCTAGTATATCTACAGtagttttctctagaaatttttacagaagttgTATTTATGTTAAACTTACAAGCTGCGTACATGCTTCGGAGTACCAtcgaaagttcctctaggaattccatcaggaatcccaagcaaccaaaagtttggATTCCGcatgaagaacgaactcagaagtttggttcaattccgaaCTGGAACTTGAACTTGGAAgaacatgtacaagcttttgacttctcctcaaaacgacattaaccttcacgtacccgaccaccgacaactcattttcaaaattctggcatttcgtcaattttcatccgatttttttttggagtcgccctcaatcaatcataaattgatgctagtttattatactgaagtggccatgcaatatatGGAACTAATCCGGGGATATTCCgggttgtgctggggtcagggggttgccaaaattactaaaagtgattatttcgtgtggtaTTGTGTTTTGAACATCGATTTTCCGCAAATTTTTTGTTCCGagcagtgaaacacaactgcaataacaaaatttgaataaattgacccatccggatccctgtgacaggttccacggggcctcattggggactcttctggttttcaacctaaacatgccgtgcgacatatcaatcttcatgatttcgaaaaactgagtcagaaacgatagactgaagtctgtatcaactaatatggccaccccggaacatctaccacaggttccacggggatgTCATCGGAGACATttatggtttgcaaccaaaacgtgccgtgcgacgtatcaatctttatGATTTCGAGAGCATGggacagaaaaaaatgacttTAGTATGTAACATGCCCGCTCCGGAACACTCGGCGGGGGCctgtcaaacacaataacacacgaaataatcacttttagtcatttggcaaGACAGACTTCTCCCccactccctgaccccagtactatcaggaatatctccggatTGGTTACatatattacatggccacttttgtgtaataaacttgcaccaatttatgaccgattgagggcgactttggaaaaaatcggatgaaaattgacgaaatgccagcattttgaaaatgagttgtcgggggttggTTGAATGTTTAAGTCCAAAAGAGGTTCGGAAAGAACTTACTTTGAAATTAagagcagagttcaatcaaaatttaaccgaacttatgttgaactctTGCATGCCTCTAAGGTTCAAATATAGCTCAAATGGGCATTTAACAACAACTCGTAATGTTCCGTTCcaaacttgtttcgaacttactactcaaagttcggataaatattaactgtaccaaaagtgaacttcacttgaacttcggagacaacaactttttccttcgttcTGGCTATGGAATTCCACTTTTGTTATGTAGAAATTATCCctcatccctaaagaaattcttggtggaactgcTACAAAAAGGAAACCAATATAAGTCCTCGGTGAAATATATAGAGAAATTTTCAATTCAACTGCTATAGAGATTTCTAGTGGAACTTCAAAATGAATTTCCGTTAAAGCTTCGAGAAGAATCCCCAGTTGCGGATCTTCCAAAAAAATACGGTGGATCTTGGAGAAAAATTCTATAACTTTTTCATTGTTGGGAACCTGAGTACGTCCCTGCATTTGCGATGCTTCACCGTCTATTTCGGCAGCACTGccaaagagaagaaaaaaaaccaCTTTTTTAGTGTACTTTTGCGATCAATAAATCTAAGTCGTTTTCACAGTAGCTCGTGTTTGTACCCGTTTTATTCCGGTCTGGAAGGTTCCCACTGTCCCGAATCTGCCAACATTCATAAGAATCAagggacgaatttcgcgccaactcgaccagtggttggcaacaccctctcagaatcgaatgaaacttggtgggcataaagactaggtttttataagcaactttgcatacttaaattttcgaaaattttcaagagtaacatttgaagagggcctagcttcttttcgaagaattttttaaaatcgatgtaactcaaaaatgacaagacctatagaaaagtgttgtatgggggacttttagagaattgtccaagctttcatgaaaaaatattttaaaaattcaaaatacatttttacacgttaaaaaatatatttttaaaattaaaagtcaatttacagaaaatgcccacttttttatgttttgaaatttttttccaagaaagtcaatattgttgcctaactttcctccatacatcacaagatgggcacttttaaggaaaaaaagtttttctaacaaaaactttttcatgttatttttttagcgtgttgcgcattaactcgtacaggatgtatcaagaatccttatacccatttaataacactcaatgggcattacaactttgtttgattgggtgccttctttttcttggcgttacatcccaactggaatagaacctgtttctcagcatgttttgatatctgaatgcttaaaacagcattctgcttgctgaaattgtattattgtgtgcctagaaccagtgaactaacatcattattagaagcgaatgataaagaatcggttttatttcaacaatggctaaccactgatcgatgcaatttggaaactattactaagactatagacgagtt includes:
- the LOC109404182 gene encoding glutathione S-transferase 1-1 — protein: MALNLYHMPLSAPCQSVRLLAKAMNLHLNLVYLDLMKAEHMKPEFLKLNPQHVIPTLVDNDFVLWESRAILIYLCEKYGKNDKFYPRDPKKRAVVNQRLYFDMGTLYARFAEYYYPAIFQNQSFNEELFKKLEEAFEFLEIYLGQGAYVAGDKLTVADFCVLASVTTMKEAAGIDFSKYPNIERWYAQLSEEVSGLDEVCVQGAQEMKPFFDAAKKPAAAEEQ